In Burkholderia sp. GAS332, one DNA window encodes the following:
- a CDS encoding predicted sulfurylase large subunit, molybdopterin cytosine dinucleotide biosynthesis /predicted sulfurylase small subunit, molybdopterin cytosine dinucleotide biosynthesis: MDSVDLEVLKSSARWLDEGHRALLVTVVKTWGSSPRPEGAMLAVRDDGLVVGSVSGGCIEDDLIDRVRQKGIEQTRPEAVKYGITAEEAHRFGLPCGGTIQLVLEPLTPQSGVGELCHAVEDGRLMAREVDMVTGAVRLDAAQATDGVHFDGERLLTIHGPRYRMLVIGAGQLSRYLCNIAVGLDYQVTVCDPREEYTEEWSIPGTKIVRTMPDDTVIEMKLDERCAVIALTHDPKLDDLALMEALKTPAFYVGALGSRRNNQARRERLKEFDLNDTELARLHGPVGIYIGSRTPPEIAVSILAEVTAAKNGVSLPTLLQVEGAKAAREIAASGGAACSV, from the coding sequence ATGGACAGCGTGGATCTCGAGGTCCTGAAGTCCAGCGCACGCTGGCTTGACGAGGGGCATCGCGCGCTACTGGTGACGGTGGTGAAGACGTGGGGCTCGTCGCCGCGTCCCGAGGGCGCGATGCTCGCGGTGCGCGACGATGGACTCGTGGTGGGATCGGTATCGGGTGGCTGCATCGAAGACGACCTGATCGACCGCGTGCGGCAAAAGGGTATTGAGCAGACGCGCCCGGAGGCGGTGAAGTACGGCATTACGGCTGAAGAAGCGCATCGCTTCGGCCTGCCTTGCGGCGGCACGATCCAACTCGTGCTGGAGCCTTTAACGCCGCAAAGCGGCGTTGGCGAACTGTGTCATGCGGTAGAGGACGGCCGTCTGATGGCACGCGAAGTCGACATGGTGACGGGCGCGGTGCGGCTCGATGCGGCGCAGGCGACAGACGGCGTGCATTTCGATGGCGAGCGTCTGCTGACGATTCATGGTCCGCGTTACCGGATGCTGGTGATCGGTGCGGGGCAGTTGTCGCGCTATTTGTGCAACATTGCGGTTGGGCTCGATTATCAGGTCACGGTATGCGATCCGCGCGAGGAGTACACCGAGGAGTGGAGCATTCCCGGCACGAAGATTGTGCGGACGATGCCGGACGATACGGTGATCGAGATGAAGCTCGACGAACGGTGTGCGGTGATTGCGTTGACGCATGATCCCAAGCTGGATGATCTCGCGTTGATGGAGGCGTTGAAGACGCCGGCTTTTTATGTGGGTGCTTTGGGGTCGAGAAGGAATAATCAGGCGCGGCGCGAGCGGTTGAAGGAGTTCGATCTGAACGATACTGAGTTGGCCCGGTTGCATGGGCCGGTTGGGATTTATATTGGGAGTCGGACGCCGCCTGAAATTGCGGTTTCGATTCTTGCCGAGGTGACGGCGGCTAAGAATGGGGTTTCGTTGCCGACTTTGTTACAGGTTGAAGGCGCTAAGGCCGCGCGGGAGATTGCGGCGAGTGGGGGTGCTGCTTGTAGTGTCTAG
- a CDS encoding Transglutaminase-like superfamily protein gives MRLASWVCLASLGWLADIHAASASIAAKLDDPYTNEGETQTFTVNADGSFSKLDSMTLLVNNEAGVARVAQQYVWFNRNMADVQILEAYTTTADGARHDVQPDQIRDVQEARSFEAPMFQDILEKVIVFPAVEPGARVHLTYRKTQKQPIVPGEFSDFTPPDLAPTHNFRLIYDLPADKPLYADARGFTALQPVTRDGRTRYEYRYDKAHFSRLERGSIAYVSYGDRLMVSTFPDYAAFAASYRASAADPNARDATVTQLAQTLTARDHTQRDKAKTLYDWVRRNVRYVAIYVGRGSVVPHSASAILANRYGDCKDHVALYGALLDAAGIRNEPVLISSGSIYTLPSVPGYGVINHAITWLPDLQQYADSTASNVEFGFLPSSDMNRPTVLVNQGVIAQTPATEPMTRSTDLSIKVEPDGSASFTYRLEVSGASAEQGRAMLRTQSPAQREESIQAELRSVNLRGTATLTTSDLAVADGPLTITMKGTLENLVVPGAAASIPALTSLAGGFAADTRYWLGERQRTQPFVCHNLTLHERARVELPANFHVLEMPEAKRTQDRFVDFQSQYTLDPLSNVVTMTRDGTTHFDSDVCTPDDFAQMRPAIEAIGRDVRAEVIVKSTLVQSSSVASQAP, from the coding sequence ATGCGCCTCGCCTCTTGGGTCTGTCTTGCCTCTCTCGGCTGGCTTGCCGACATCCACGCCGCGAGCGCGAGCATTGCGGCCAAACTGGATGATCCCTACACCAACGAAGGCGAAACGCAGACCTTCACAGTCAACGCCGACGGCTCCTTCTCGAAGCTCGATTCGATGACGCTGCTCGTGAATAACGAAGCAGGCGTCGCGCGGGTCGCGCAGCAATACGTCTGGTTCAATCGCAATATGGCGGACGTGCAGATCCTGGAGGCGTACACGACCACCGCCGATGGCGCGCGTCACGACGTGCAGCCCGACCAGATCCGCGACGTGCAGGAAGCCCGCTCGTTCGAAGCGCCGATGTTTCAGGACATCCTGGAAAAGGTCATCGTGTTCCCCGCCGTCGAGCCCGGCGCGCGCGTGCACCTCACCTATCGCAAGACGCAAAAGCAGCCCATCGTGCCGGGCGAGTTCAGCGACTTCACGCCACCCGATCTCGCGCCGACCCACAACTTCCGCCTGATCTACGATCTGCCCGCCGACAAGCCGCTCTATGCCGATGCGCGCGGCTTCACCGCGTTGCAACCCGTCACGCGCGACGGCCGCACACGCTACGAATATCGTTACGACAAGGCGCATTTCAGCCGGTTGGAGCGCGGCTCGATCGCCTACGTATCGTATGGCGACCGGCTGATGGTCTCGACCTTTCCCGACTACGCCGCTTTCGCCGCCAGCTACAGGGCATCCGCCGCCGATCCGAACGCGCGCGATGCCACCGTCACGCAGCTCGCGCAAACCCTCACCGCACGTGACCACACCCAGCGCGACAAAGCCAAGACACTGTACGACTGGGTGCGCCGCAACGTCCGTTATGTCGCGATCTATGTCGGGCGCGGCTCAGTGGTGCCGCACAGCGCAAGCGCGATCCTCGCGAACCGTTACGGCGACTGCAAGGATCACGTGGCGTTATATGGTGCGCTGCTCGACGCGGCCGGCATCCGCAACGAGCCGGTCTTGATCAGCAGCGGCTCGATCTACACACTGCCCAGCGTGCCGGGCTACGGTGTCATCAATCACGCCATCACGTGGCTGCCGGATTTGCAGCAATACGCCGACTCGACAGCATCGAATGTCGAATTCGGTTTTCTGCCGTCGTCCGATATGAACCGCCCCACCGTGCTGGTGAATCAGGGGGTGATCGCGCAAACACCGGCCACTGAGCCGATGACGCGCAGCACCGACCTGTCGATCAAGGTCGAACCGGATGGCTCGGCAAGCTTCACCTATCGTCTGGAAGTCTCGGGCGCTTCGGCCGAACAGGGGCGCGCCATGCTGCGTACGCAGTCGCCCGCGCAACGTGAGGAATCGATCCAGGCGGAATTGCGCAGCGTCAACCTGCGCGGCACGGCCACGCTGACGACCAGCGACCTCGCCGTGGCCGACGGCCCGCTGACGATCACGATGAAAGGTACGCTCGAAAATCTCGTGGTGCCGGGCGCAGCGGCATCGATTCCGGCGCTGACGAGTCTGGCCGGCGGCTTCGCGGCGGACACCCGCTACTGGCTCGGTGAACGGCAGCGCACGCAGCCTTTCGTCTGCCATAACCTGACGTTGCATGAACGCGCGCGCGTTGAATTGCCGGCGAACTTCCACGTGCTCGAGATGCCGGAAGCGAAACGAACCCAGGACCGCTTCGTCGATTTCCAGTCGCAGTACACGCTCGATCCGCTCAGCAACGTCGTGACGATGACGCGTGATGGCACCACCCATTTCGATAGCGATGTCTGCACGCCCGACGACTTCGCGCAGATGCGTCCCGCGATTGAAGCAATCGGACGCGACGTGCGCGCCGAAGTGATCGTCAAATCGACGCTGGTGCAATCGTCGAGCGTGGCGTCGCAAGCGCCGTAA
- a CDS encoding Ser/Thr protein kinase RdoA involved in Cpx stress response, MazF antagonist, translating into MNDDNLDPPDGANSAVPFARLKPEIVLDALDSVLSSVGVYTDGRMLPLNSYENRVYQVGVEDGPPVVVKFYRPERWTDAAILEEHAFVADLAAREIPVVPARVFEGRTLHTFDGFRFSIFERRGGRAPDLDRRDTLEWLGRFIGRIHAVGQTQNYTERPTLDINTFGYEPRDFLLSHNFVPDDVRTAWQTVVNLALEGVERAFERAGDIRMLRMHGDCHPSNVLWTDAGPHFVDFDDSRMGPAVQDLWLLLPGDRVEASRALADLLAGYEDFCDFEPRELYLVEALRTLRLIHYQAWLARRWDDPAFPAAFPWFNTQRYWEDRILELREQLGAMQEGPLWPV; encoded by the coding sequence ATGAACGACGACAATCTCGACCCACCGGACGGCGCTAATAGCGCCGTACCTTTCGCCCGGCTCAAGCCGGAAATCGTGCTCGACGCGCTCGACAGCGTGCTCAGCAGCGTCGGTGTGTACACCGACGGCCGCATGCTGCCGCTCAACAGCTACGAGAACCGCGTGTACCAGGTGGGCGTGGAAGACGGCCCGCCCGTGGTCGTCAAGTTCTACCGTCCCGAGCGTTGGACCGACGCCGCCATTCTCGAAGAACACGCCTTTGTCGCCGATCTCGCCGCGCGCGAAATTCCGGTGGTGCCCGCGCGTGTTTTTGAAGGCCGCACGCTGCATACCTTCGACGGTTTCCGTTTCTCGATCTTCGAACGCCGCGGTGGCCGCGCGCCCGATCTGGACCGGCGCGATACGCTCGAATGGCTGGGGCGTTTTATCGGCCGCATCCATGCGGTCGGGCAGACCCAGAACTACACCGAGCGTCCCACGCTCGACATCAACACGTTCGGCTACGAGCCGCGCGATTTCCTGCTGTCGCACAACTTTGTGCCTGACGATGTGCGCACCGCCTGGCAGACAGTGGTGAATCTCGCGCTCGAAGGCGTCGAACGCGCCTTCGAGCGCGCCGGCGATATTCGCATGCTGCGCATGCACGGCGATTGTCATCCGAGCAATGTATTGTGGACCGACGCGGGCCCGCATTTCGTCGACTTCGACGATAGTCGCATGGGTCCGGCGGTGCAGGATTTGTGGCTGCTGCTGCCGGGCGATCGCGTCGAGGCTTCGCGTGCGCTTGCCGACCTGCTCGCCGGTTACGAAGACTTCTGCGACTTCGAGCCGCGCGAACTGTATCTCGTCGAAGCGTTGCGCACGCTGCGGCTGATTCACTATCAGGCGTGGCTCGCGCGCCGCTGGGACGACCCGGCGTTTCCGGCGGCGTTTCCGTGGTTCAACACGCAGCGCTATTGGGAAGACCGCATCCTTGAACTGCGCGAGCAGCTCGGCGCGATGCAGGAAGGGCCGCTCTGGCCGGTTTGA
- a CDS encoding MFS transporter, YNFM family, putative membrane transport protein, with product MTASPESHRTATSAVPASSASSSSAAVTDVPFAPYLERGTRAYWRASIALLFAGYATFSLLYCVQPLLPAFSTAFSVTPAQSSLSLSLTTAALALAIFVAGFVSEGWSRHKLMTASLTLSALLTIGVSIAPHWHQLLVLRTLEGLALGGVPAVAMAYLAEEVHPDGLGLAMGLYVGGTAIGGMAGRVITGVVADLFSWRVAIGTIGVLGILSMLAFRALLPPSRHFVPRRGLGFVHHRTALLKQFTRPGLPLLFLLGFVLMGSFVTLYNYIGYRLLAPPYLLSQTEIGAIFVVYLTGVVASPWSGRMADTFGRARVLTGSLLLMALGLALTMLHPIAAIAIGIACVTFGFFAGHSVASGWVGRLAKEAKGQAAALYLLAYYIGSSVVGSYGGHVWAGYGWNGIAGLVGALLVIGIVATTRLRQHERAAV from the coding sequence GTGACTGCATCGCCGGAATCCCACCGGACTGCTACTTCGGCTGTTCCTGCTTCATCCGCGTCTTCCAGCTCCGCTGCCGTGACTGACGTCCCCTTCGCTCCCTATCTCGAACGCGGCACGCGTGCCTATTGGCGCGCCAGCATCGCGCTACTGTTCGCCGGTTACGCCACCTTCTCGCTGCTGTATTGCGTGCAGCCCTTGCTGCCTGCATTCTCCACGGCGTTCAGCGTGACGCCGGCACAGAGCAGCCTGTCGCTCTCGCTGACGACAGCCGCGCTCGCGCTTGCCATATTCGTGGCCGGCTTCGTGTCGGAAGGCTGGAGCCGTCACAAGCTGATGACCGCGTCGCTCACGCTGTCCGCGCTATTGACGATCGGCGTGTCGATCGCGCCGCATTGGCATCAATTGCTCGTGTTGCGCACGCTCGAAGGCCTCGCGCTCGGTGGCGTGCCCGCCGTTGCGATGGCGTACCTCGCGGAAGAAGTGCACCCCGATGGACTCGGTCTCGCGATGGGGTTGTACGTCGGCGGCACGGCGATCGGCGGGATGGCTGGGCGCGTGATTACCGGCGTCGTTGCGGATCTGTTTTCGTGGCGCGTGGCAATCGGCACGATCGGCGTGCTCGGCATTCTCTCGATGCTCGCGTTTCGCGCGCTGCTGCCGCCGTCGCGCCATTTCGTGCCGCGCCGTGGACTCGGCTTTGTCCATCATCGCACTGCCCTGCTGAAGCAATTCACGCGGCCCGGCTTGCCTCTGCTGTTTCTGCTCGGCTTCGTGCTGATGGGTAGCTTCGTCACGCTGTACAACTACATCGGTTACCGACTGCTCGCGCCGCCTTACCTGTTGAGTCAGACGGAGATCGGTGCGATTTTCGTCGTGTATCTGACGGGCGTGGTTGCCTCGCCGTGGTCGGGCCGCATGGCTGACACCTTCGGCCGGGCGCGCGTGCTGACCGGCAGCTTGCTGCTGATGGCGCTTGGACTCGCCCTCACGATGCTTCATCCGATCGCAGCCATTGCAATCGGGATCGCCTGCGTGACGTTCGGCTTCTTCGCCGGACACTCGGTGGCGAGCGGCTGGGTCGGGCGCCTTGCGAAAGAAGCCAAGGGGCAGGCGGCCGCGCTGTACCTGCTCGCGTATTACATCGGCTCGAGCGTGGTCGGCTCTTATGGCGGCCATGTCTGGGCCGGTTATGGCTGGAACGGTATAGCCGGTTTGGTAGGCGCGTTGCTCGTCATCGGCATCGTTGCGACCACGCGCTTGCGTCAGCACGAACGCGCCGCCGTATGA
- a CDS encoding L-glyceraldehyde 3-phosphate reductase: protein MAYEAASERYSDMQYRVCGKSGLKLPALSLGLWHNFGDTTPISTQRDILRTAFDLGITHFDLANNYGPPYGSAETNFGRLFKDDFKPYRDELLISSKAGWDMWPGPYGQGGGSRKYVLASLDQSLQRMGLDYVDIFYSHRFDADTPLEETAGALASAVQQGKALYIGISSYSATKTLEMARLLAEYKVPLLIHQPAYNMLNRWIEHELLDTLEKVGAGAIAFTPLAQGLLTGKYLNGVPEDARVNKPGGGSLKQEHLSPQNIEHVRKLNDIAQRRGQSLAQMALAWALRDPRVTSVLIGASRAEQVRENVGALKNFAFSKEELAEIDRYATEGGINLWEKPSTDQAI from the coding sequence ATGGCTTACGAAGCAGCTTCAGAACGCTATTCGGACATGCAATACCGCGTCTGCGGCAAGTCGGGTCTCAAACTGCCGGCGCTGTCACTGGGCCTGTGGCACAACTTCGGCGATACCACGCCGATCTCCACGCAGCGCGATATCCTGCGCACGGCCTTCGATCTGGGCATCACGCACTTCGACCTCGCCAATAACTACGGCCCCCCGTACGGCAGCGCCGAAACCAATTTCGGCCGGCTCTTCAAAGACGACTTCAAGCCGTATCGCGACGAACTCCTGATCTCGTCGAAAGCGGGTTGGGACATGTGGCCGGGTCCGTACGGCCAGGGCGGCGGCTCGCGCAAATACGTACTCGCTAGTCTCGATCAGAGCCTGCAGCGCATGGGCCTCGACTACGTCGATATTTTCTATTCGCATCGTTTCGATGCCGACACGCCGCTCGAAGAAACCGCGGGTGCATTGGCGAGCGCCGTGCAGCAGGGCAAGGCGCTGTACATCGGTATTTCTTCATACTCGGCAACCAAGACGCTCGAAATGGCCAGGCTGCTCGCCGAGTACAAGGTGCCGTTGCTGATCCATCAGCCGGCGTACAACATGCTCAACCGCTGGATCGAACACGAACTGCTGGACACGCTCGAGAAGGTCGGTGCGGGCGCTATCGCGTTCACGCCGCTTGCACAGGGTTTGCTCACCGGCAAATATCTGAACGGCGTGCCGGAAGACGCGCGCGTCAACAAGCCGGGCGGCGGTTCGTTGAAGCAGGAGCATCTGAGCCCGCAAAACATCGAACACGTGCGCAAGCTCAACGACATCGCGCAGCGTCGTGGACAAAGCCTCGCGCAGATGGCGCTCGCCTGGGCACTGCGCGATCCGCGCGTCACGTCGGTGTTGATCGGCGCGAGCCGTGCGGAACAGGTGCGCGAGAACGTCGGTGCGTTGAAGAATTTCGCGTTCTCGAAGGAAGAACTGGCGGAGATCGACCGCTACGCGACTGAGGGCGGCATTAACCTGTGGGAAAAGCCGTCGACGGATCAGGCGATCTGA
- a CDS encoding phytanoyl-CoA hydroxylase, whose amino-acid sequence MSLHSKKEQIQTLREQGFVVVPGLVSPERCGELKQIAERQLQEAAAPIEFEADLRYPGAPESKHAPGGHTVRRLLDAYGRHPHFAQWATAPEIRGWMELYFGEEPRLSRAHHNCMMTKHPAYGSLTGWHRDVRYWSFERDDLVSVWLAVGQETVDNGALWLVPGSHSAAFTSDRFDEAKFFRSDLEENQALIRTAVSPELNAGDVVFFHCNTLHSAGKNLSDQVKFSLVFTYHGASNVPLPGSRSAAKPEIAF is encoded by the coding sequence ATGTCACTTCACTCGAAGAAAGAACAGATTCAAACGTTGCGGGAGCAAGGATTTGTCGTTGTGCCTGGTTTGGTGTCGCCCGAGCGTTGCGGCGAACTGAAGCAGATTGCGGAGCGTCAGTTGCAGGAAGCGGCGGCGCCGATCGAGTTCGAGGCGGATTTGCGGTATCCGGGGGCGCCGGAATCCAAACATGCGCCGGGTGGCCATACCGTTCGCCGGTTGCTGGATGCGTACGGACGCCATCCGCATTTTGCGCAATGGGCGACCGCGCCAGAAATTCGCGGTTGGATGGAGTTGTACTTCGGTGAGGAGCCGCGCTTATCGCGGGCGCATCACAATTGCATGATGACCAAGCACCCTGCTTATGGCAGCTTGACCGGCTGGCATCGTGACGTGCGGTATTGGTCGTTCGAGCGTGACGACCTGGTGTCGGTGTGGCTCGCGGTCGGGCAGGAGACGGTTGATAACGGCGCATTGTGGTTGGTGCCGGGGTCGCACAGTGCTGCCTTCACGTCCGACCGGTTCGACGAGGCCAAATTTTTCCGCTCCGATCTGGAGGAGAATCAGGCCTTGATTCGCACCGCGGTTTCGCCCGAACTCAACGCCGGGGACGTGGTGTTCTTTCATTGCAACACGCTGCATTCGGCTGGCAAGAACCTCAGCGATCAGGTGAAATTCTCTTTGGTGTTTACCTATCACGGGGCGAGCAATGTGCCCCTGCCGGGATCCCGCTCGGCGGCCAAGCCTGAAATCGCCTTTTAG